From a region of the Pseudomonadaceae bacterium SI-3 genome:
- a CDS encoding acireductone dioxygenase: protein MSILSVYQDTAPEQPLKVLTHIEDIAATLADVGVRLERWEASAPIRAGASSEEVIAAYRPQIDRLMSERGYVTVDVISLTRDHPQKAELRAKFLEEHQHAEDEVRFFVVGRGLFTLHIEDRVYAVLCEKNDLISVPAGTRHWFDMGEDPHFVAIRLFNNPEGWVAQFTGADIAGGFPRLEDF from the coding sequence ATGAGCATTCTCAGCGTTTATCAGGACACTGCGCCCGAGCAGCCACTCAAAGTGCTCACTCATATAGAAGACATCGCTGCCACGCTGGCCGACGTCGGTGTGCGCCTGGAACGCTGGGAAGCCAGCGCGCCCATTCGCGCCGGCGCAAGTTCAGAGGAGGTGATTGCCGCCTACCGCCCGCAGATCGATCGACTGATGAGCGAACGTGGCTACGTCACGGTCGACGTCATCAGCCTGACCCGCGACCATCCACAGAAGGCAGAGCTTCGCGCCAAGTTTCTTGAAGAGCACCAGCACGCCGAGGACGAGGTGCGTTTTTTTGTTGTCGGCCGCGGGTTGTTCACGCTGCATATCGAGGACAGGGTGTATGCCGTGCTGTGCGAGAAGAATGACCTGATCTCGGTGCCTGCCGGAACCCGGCATTGGTTCGACATGGGTGAGGACCCTCACTTCGTTGCCATTCGCCTGTTCAACAATCCAGAAGGCTGGGTCGCGCAATTCACCGGGGCAGATATCGCCGGCGGTTTCCCGCGCCTGGAGGATTTCTGA
- the mtnC gene encoding acireductone synthase: MPVKAILTDIEGTTSAVSFVFDVLFPYAREHLPDFVRNRSTEPAVAEQIEAVRGESGEPDANIERIVEILLGWMADDRKATPLKTLQGMVWADGYRAGQLKGHVYADAVNSLRRWHDQGYALYVYSSGSVQAQKLIFGCPEVGDLTPLFSGYFDTGSGHKRELDSYVRIAGSIGLPPDEILFLSDVVEELDAAQQAGMHTCGLVREGGELAGHPAVASFDAIDPHRY; the protein is encoded by the coding sequence ATGCCGGTCAAAGCCATCCTTACCGATATCGAAGGCACCACCAGCGCAGTGAGTTTCGTCTTCGACGTACTGTTTCCTTATGCCCGCGAACACTTGCCCGATTTCGTGCGCAACCGTTCGACAGAGCCGGCGGTGGCGGAACAGATCGAGGCGGTACGCGGTGAGAGCGGCGAGCCGGATGCGAATATCGAGCGCATTGTTGAGATTCTGCTGGGTTGGATGGCCGATGATCGAAAGGCTACGCCCCTAAAGACACTTCAGGGCATGGTCTGGGCCGATGGCTACCGCGCTGGACAGCTCAAGGGACACGTCTATGCGGATGCGGTGAACAGCCTGCGTCGTTGGCATGATCAGGGCTACGCGCTCTACGTCTATTCCTCCGGGTCGGTACAGGCACAGAAGCTGATTTTCGGGTGCCCTGAGGTGGGCGACCTGACACCGTTGTTTTCCGGCTATTTCGATACCGGTAGCGGGCATAAGCGCGAGCTAGATTCCTACGTGCGAATTGCCGGGTCGATCGGCTTGCCACCCGACGAGATTCTCTTTCTTTCCGATGTCGTGGAAGAGCTGGACGCCGCGCAGCAGGCGGGCATGCACACCTGCGGCCTGGTGCGTGAGGGTGGCGAGCTGGCTGGTCATCCTGCCGTCGCCAGCTTCGACGCGATTGACCCGCACCGCTACTGA
- a CDS encoding histidine phosphatase family protein — translation MRIAILVALLLSTCSAWAGEEAAWAAMREGRAVLLMRHASAPGIGDPPGFVLGDCMTQRNLDEAGRLQAKRWGALLRKKGIDEPRLLSSRWCRALETAELLGLAPVEPLPMLDSFFVQADRKSQQTEALREFLGTLPATPPVVLISHQVNITALTGIFPRSGEALILALPLKDRPQVLARISPP, via the coding sequence TTGCGCATAGCGATTCTGGTCGCGTTGCTGCTTTCAACCTGCAGCGCCTGGGCTGGTGAAGAGGCGGCGTGGGCGGCGATGCGTGAGGGGCGCGCTGTATTGCTCATGCGTCACGCCTCGGCACCCGGAATAGGCGACCCGCCGGGCTTCGTACTCGGGGACTGCATGACTCAACGTAATCTTGACGAAGCCGGACGATTGCAGGCAAAGCGATGGGGCGCTTTGCTCCGCAAGAAGGGTATTGATGAGCCGAGACTGCTCAGCAGTCGCTGGTGCCGGGCCCTGGAAACGGCGGAGCTGCTGGGGCTTGCTCCGGTAGAACCTTTGCCAATGCTGGACTCGTTCTTTGTCCAGGCCGACAGGAAAAGCCAGCAGACCGAAGCTTTGCGAGAATTCCTAGGCACATTGCCAGCGACACCCCCCGTCGTGCTCATCAGTCATCAAGTCAACATCACCGCATTAACTGGGATATTTCCACGGTCCGGAGAGGCTTTGATCTTGGCGTTGCCCCTCAAGGACCGACCGCAGGTGCTGGCGAGGATTTCCCCGCCTTAG
- a CDS encoding 3-methyladenine DNA glycosylase 2, protein MIAIYLPYVAPWSWPQFHQHFALRLLPGLEALEPERYSRTVRVGDDVGWISVQPLATQPALELTLSDSLAEHTVALVMRVRKMFDLDTDPTVIARHFAADPHIGPLVAATPGLRLPSSFDPFEQAVRAIVGQQVSVKAAVTITRRLVERLGEPWLCLSASRTDSLTKLFPRPETLASAALDSIGMPGKRVAALQRLSASVANGALELHTDDGSDALVRRLCELPGIGPWTAEYIALRGFGEADAFPAADLGLLKAPLWGRNGLTTRELLARSQTWRPWRAYAAVYIWDNYGISSLQAKAGKSSPAPAVGP, encoded by the coding sequence ATGATCGCAATCTACCTTCCTTACGTTGCCCCATGGAGCTGGCCCCAGTTCCACCAGCATTTTGCGCTGCGCTTGCTACCTGGCCTCGAGGCGCTGGAGCCCGAGCGCTACTCCCGTACCGTGCGTGTCGGTGACGATGTTGGATGGATCAGTGTGCAGCCGCTCGCCACACAGCCCGCTCTTGAACTAACCCTCAGCGATTCACTAGCCGAACACACCGTGGCGTTGGTGATGCGTGTTAGGAAGATGTTCGACCTCGACACCGATCCGACAGTCATAGCTCGGCATTTTGCTGCAGACCCTCACATCGGACCTCTGGTCGCTGCCACTCCAGGGCTGCGCTTGCCGAGCTCGTTCGATCCGTTTGAGCAAGCCGTGCGGGCGATCGTAGGCCAGCAGGTCAGCGTGAAGGCGGCGGTAACCATTACGCGGCGGCTGGTCGAACGGCTTGGCGAACCATGGCTTTGCCTGTCCGCAAGCAGAACGGATAGCTTAACCAAGCTGTTTCCCCGCCCAGAAACTCTAGCCAGCGCGGCACTGGACAGCATTGGTATGCCCGGCAAGCGGGTGGCAGCACTGCAACGATTGTCCGCCTCTGTAGCTAACGGCGCGCTTGAGTTGCATACCGATGATGGTTCGGACGCACTGGTCCGGCGTCTTTGCGAGCTTCCTGGCATTGGCCCATGGACTGCCGAGTACATAGCGTTACGAGGCTTCGGCGAGGCAGATGCCTTTCCAGCCGCCGACCTAGGGCTGCTGAAGGCTCCGTTATGGGGCCGCAACGGCCTCACTACGCGGGAGTTACTTGCCCGATCACAAACGTGGCGCCCCTGGCGAGCCTACGCTGCCGTGTACATCTGGGATAACTACGGGATTTCCTCATTGCAGGCTAAGGCGGGGAAATCCTCGCCAGCACCTGCGGTCGGTCCTTGA